DNA sequence from the Caldisericota bacterium genome:
TTCAGATTTGTGGTGATTACCAAACTTACATTTTTGTTTCTGTAGATATCTTCTATAAGGCACTCAAACCTTTCAAGCGCAAAGGGTTCCGAGTATTCCCTGCCAAGATCATCAATGAGAATATATTGGGAAATCCTTATTTTGCCACCCGTGTGGAGTTTGCTAAATAACTCTGGTGCAAAAAAGAACTGTATTTCACCTGAGTATCTGTTGAGCTGGTAAAGATATGCGTCCTGTTTTTCCCTTGCTTCTTTTGAAAGGTATTTTATAATTCTTGTGTAGATATAGATCAGGGCCATTGTCTTTCCAACACCGACACCCCCGGAAAGGATAAAGCCTTTATTCTCTCTGAATAAGATATTTAAGTGCCTGTCTAGCTCTTCTCTTTTTGCAACTTCTTTCTCTTTATAGTATTTGAGATACCTTGAGCCGAATGTATTTTTTAGTATTGTATTTAATTCTCTTTCAAACTCACCACTCGCCAGCTGCATACGATCTTGTTGTTCCTTCTGCGCCTCCGCTGTTTGTGTCCCCTTCTTTACCTGCACTGTTGGCACGGCAGGCAGGCTCACTAATTGGGATGTATCTTCCATTTGTTTTTTCTCCTTTCGCTCTTCCGAGCCAGTTAACGATAAATCTTTCATAATTCTTTTTGTGCCTGTAAGGATTTGCTATGAGCCATGCTTCCATCTTTTTCAATTCAACACTAACATTTACAGATGGAAACGCTTCCTTCCATTTTTCAAGTTTTTCTTCGGAAATATTTTTGAATTTAAAGATTTGCTTGTTAAAAGCAATTTTTCCTTCTTTAATATTTCTTTCTTCTTTATTTATCCTTTCTTTAATACTTTCTTTAGGGCTCTCAAGAGTGATGATTTTGCCGTTGCTATCTGGCTGTGCCGTGCTTTGATTTGTTAACACTGACTGTTCTTTTTTGTTAACACTTTTTGTTAAGCTTTGTGTATGCTTGTTGTTAGGATTTGTTGATACTTTTTTCCAGTATTGATGTTCGTCATAAAATTTGAACCTGCCTGCATTTCTTAAAAGTTTATTTTCTCTGATCATCCGGTTTATTGTGGTAGAACATAGCGGTCTTGATATGCCAGTATCTTCTGCAATCTTTTTCACAGTGGTTTTGTTCGTCCAATCTCTATGGAATCCCCAGCTCCAGCGGATAATGTAAAAGGCAATCCTCATTTCTGTCTGGCTCAAAAGCCCTTTGATGAGTATCTCCGTTATTACTTTATTCGGTATCTGCGTGAAGCTTCTATCAGGTTCTGTATTTCTGTTCATTTTTTAATCACCTCCTTTCT
Encoded proteins:
- a CDS encoding replication protein translates to MNRNTEPDRSFTQIPNKVITEILIKGLLSQTEMRIAFYIIRWSWGFHRDWTNKTTVKKIAEDTGISRPLCSTTINRMIRENKLLRNAGRFKFYDEHQYWKKVSTNPNNKHTQSLTKSVNKKEQSVLTNQSTAQPDSNGKIITLESPKESIKERINKEERNIKEGKIAFNKQIFKFKNISEEKLEKWKEAFPSVNVSVELKKMEAWLIANPYRHKKNYERFIVNWLGRAKGEKTNGRYIPISEPACRANSAGKEGDTNSGGAEGTTRSYAAGEW